Proteins encoded in a region of the Altererythrobacter ishigakiensis genome:
- a CDS encoding tetratricopeptide repeat protein produces the protein MGLNLDEQKAVDRFKTNVVEPSMTKLVILDFWAEWCGPCKQLTPVLEKVAADYADKGVVLVKVNVDEEKFIASQFQVKSIPTVYAMFQGQPVADLTQARTEGQIKQLLDQILAQVPVQAGAGDDQQQPQQDVGQFVEMAEQVLAEGDAARAVTIFAQVVEMAPDNVEAHSGLIRALVMSGEAAQAQQVFDALQPTIQEDPAMAPAKSALELAANQVDDSELASLREAANANPDDMDAGFAFAEAAFAAGQRDEAADTLLAMIAKDIEWNDGAAKAKLLQIFEAVGLEDDWVVANRRKLSHILFG, from the coding sequence ATGGGCCTCAATCTCGACGAGCAGAAAGCCGTCGACCGCTTCAAGACCAATGTCGTCGAACCCTCTATGACCAAGCTGGTCATTCTGGATTTCTGGGCGGAGTGGTGCGGACCGTGCAAGCAGCTGACGCCGGTTTTGGAAAAGGTCGCCGCCGATTATGCCGACAAGGGCGTGGTTCTGGTCAAAGTCAATGTCGATGAAGAGAAGTTCATCGCATCACAGTTTCAGGTCAAATCAATCCCGACAGTCTATGCCATGTTTCAAGGGCAACCGGTCGCAGATTTGACGCAGGCTCGCACAGAGGGACAGATCAAGCAGCTGCTCGATCAAATCCTGGCTCAAGTTCCGGTGCAAGCTGGTGCCGGAGATGATCAGCAGCAGCCGCAACAGGACGTTGGGCAATTCGTCGAGATGGCAGAACAGGTTCTGGCTGAGGGCGATGCCGCACGCGCTGTCACCATTTTTGCGCAAGTGGTCGAGATGGCGCCTGACAATGTCGAAGCGCACAGCGGGCTTATTCGCGCTCTGGTGATGTCAGGAGAGGCCGCCCAGGCACAGCAAGTGTTCGATGCATTGCAACCAACGATCCAGGAAGACCCAGCGATGGCACCCGCCAAGAGCGCGCTGGAACTCGCCGCGAACCAGGTTGACGACAGCGAACTTGCAAGTCTGCGCGAAGCAGCCAATGCCAATCCTGATGACATGGACGCCGGCTTCGCTTTTGCTGAGGCGGCATTCGCGGCCGGTCAGCGCGATGAAGCGGCTGATACGCTGCTCGCCATGATCGCCAAGGACATCGAATGGAATGACGGGGCGGCCAAGGCCAAGCTGCTGCAGATATTCGAAGCCGTCGGTCTGGAAGACGATTGGGTTGTCGCCAACCGCCGCAAGCTTTCACACATCCTGTTCGGCTAA
- a CDS encoding LON peptidase substrate-binding domain-containing protein, whose product MSTRLSIFPLPGVILFPGLQLPLHIFEPRYRALVGDALVRDRKIAMIQPQKPVDGAPLYKIGCVGRIGDIEAMDDGRYNLVLEGQSRYRILRELDVTTAFRQVEAELIEEDESAVLSAVERASFEREARRFADNQGYSVDWDSVERLDDESLINGVSQIAPFDPASKQALLEAPDLPARCELLIQLMYFYGRRDGDDDRVTLQ is encoded by the coding sequence TTGAGCACGCGGCTGTCCATCTTTCCGCTGCCTGGCGTGATCCTGTTCCCGGGATTGCAATTGCCTCTGCATATCTTCGAACCACGATATCGTGCTCTAGTGGGCGACGCGCTGGTACGAGATCGTAAGATAGCGATGATACAGCCGCAGAAGCCGGTCGACGGCGCGCCACTCTACAAAATTGGATGCGTAGGGCGGATCGGCGATATCGAAGCTATGGACGACGGACGATACAACCTCGTCCTTGAAGGACAATCTCGATACCGCATCCTGCGCGAGCTCGACGTTACGACCGCCTTCCGGCAAGTCGAGGCCGAGCTGATTGAAGAGGACGAAAGTGCAGTCTTGTCAGCTGTCGAGCGCGCCAGCTTTGAACGCGAGGCGCGCCGGTTTGCAGACAACCAAGGCTATAGCGTAGATTGGGACTCGGTCGAACGGTTGGACGACGAGTCGCTGATCAATGGTGTGTCACAGATTGCGCCATTCGATCCAGCCAGCAAGCAGGCATTGCTTGAAGCACCAGATTTGCCTGCACGTTGTGAGCTACTGATCCAGCTGATGTACTTTTACGGTCGCCGCGATGGCGACGACGATCGAGTTACCCTACAGTAA